The bacterium genome includes the window GCCGCCGCCCTCCTGGCGCCGCGGCTTCCACGCGTCAAGGAGTGGGCGTACGCCGGTGCGTTCTTCAATTACTCGTCCGCATTCGTATCGCACCTGTTTGCAGGAGATCGACCGGATCTCGCCGCTGCGCTCATGGCGGTCGTGACCGTCGCGTCCTGGGCGTTGCGGCCACCGGAGCGCCGTCTTCTGGAAGCGAAGTCGCCCGGCGAGAGCAGCGCGTGGTCCTGGACGGCGTCGGCAGCGATTCTCGTCCTGCTGTTGATCCTATCGTTCTTGTGGCTGCCGCCAATTCCCGGACACTGAAGTGTTCATGC containing:
- a CDS encoding DoxX family protein; the encoded protein is AAALLAPRLPRVKEWAYAGAFFNYSSAFVSHLFAGDRPDLAAALMAVVTVASWALRPPERRLLEAKSPGESSAWSWTASAAILVLLLILSFLWLPPIPGH